The region GCGGCGATTATGGTGAGCAGATTGCTGTATTATGAGACGGGGAGCACGGAGGTATTATCCCGGTTCAGCGATAAGGATCAGATTGCAGGCTGGAGCCAAGCCGATGTCGCTGCTATGATCAATGCCGGAGGAATGAGGGGATACCCGGACGGACGGTTTGCTCCAAAACAAGCGATGACCCGGGCCGAAGCGATTGCACTGCTGGATTACTACAACGTCACAAGCGGCGGCTTGCAGAGTGTAAATATCAGTCATTCTGAGGGGCTCGGAAGCTTTGAGCCGGGAGCCATCAAATACTATAACAATGTCACCGTATCCGGCTATGATGTGCTGCTGCAGAATCTGAAGATTTTTGGAGACCTGGTTCTGGAAGAAGGAATTGGCAACGGAGAGGTGGACTTGGACAGTGTTGAAGTGTTTGGCAAGGTCATCATACAGGGTAGCGGAGATCCCTCAGTGAAGCTCAAGAACACAACCTTGAACCAAGTGATTGTGCAGAAGAAGAGCGGAACTGCCCGCCTGGTAACCGAAGGTGCAACATCGGTGAAGGCGGTGTCAGTACAATCTAGTGTGATTCTGGAGGAGGGTGAGGGTACTGGTGCCGTGCTCACAGATATTGATCTGCCATCCGGCCTTGCAGCCGGACTCGTAGTGACACTTAATGGAAATTTCGGAGACGTGAACATTGAAGCCAAAGGACCCATCCTCCACTTGCAAAAAGGCTCCATACGCACGGTTAAGACCGCGGCCTCAGCATCAGGGCTTAAGATAGAGCTGGATGAAGGGACAACGGTTACTCAGGCTATTCTGAATACGTCAACGAAGGTTACGGGAACAGGCAGAGTTCTGGATGTAATCGTGAAAGAAGAATAGAATTCTGAATGAAGGGCTGCTCTTTTCTAAGGGGCGTCATGAGGAGCATTGTGATCAGCATTGCTGTCTGTATAGATCTATATCCCTTTACGCCCCAGGTACTCCCGGTCCAGTATTGCATAAAAGTATTGGTTGACCC is a window of Paenibacillus sp. FSL H3-0469 DNA encoding:
- a CDS encoding S-layer homology domain-containing protein, coding for MIGRKIVTVGLSLGLLLGSGGVMYAAADYEGHWAQKPISRWLEKGWLKGYADGSVRPDQAITRAEFITLINGFAGITAESKVKADFSDLPKTDWAYEEISKALDAGVIKGYGGTIRPGDPVMRQEAAIMVSRLLYYETGSTEVLSRFSDKDQIAGWSQADVAAMINAGGMRGYPDGRFAPKQAMTRAEAIALLDYYNVTSGGLQSVNISHSEGLGSFEPGAIKYYNNVTVSGYDVLLQNLKIFGDLVLEEGIGNGEVDLDSVEVFGKVIIQGSGDPSVKLKNTTLNQVIVQKKSGTARLVTEGATSVKAVSVQSSVILEEGEGTGAVLTDIDLPSGLAAGLVVTLNGNFGDVNIEAKGPILHLQKGSIRTVKTAASASGLKIELDEGTTVTQAILNTSTKVTGTGRVLDVIVKEE